A region from the Hydra vulgaris chromosome 08, alternate assembly HydraT2T_AEP genome encodes:
- the LOC136084191 gene encoding uncharacterized protein LOC136084191 — METTFMQRNNARETVGFSTELELFKSYFLSAENVYNESKRMLQVYELNKNSPYKDNGLGFEGVQVLLKDSLRNICLKWAPFLKRYSSLLNLVKMVNPTMASSESNIIGFQFIVARCRQKMVEFTEKNMIRLQYENGDFAVRYDKFSIPCANLIEVLLVSTSLSVAFNLIHCRKQEAVFEILEIIMQIRKMSNIKIVKSIMLLL; from the exons ATGGAAACAACTTTCATGCAACGGAATAATGCAAGAGAAACTGTTGGCTTTTCGACAGAGTTAGAGTTATTCAAGTCCTATTTTTTGTCAGCTGAAAAT GTATATAATGAAAGCAAGAGAATGCTACAAGTTTATGAATTGAATAAGAACTCGCCGTACAAGGATAATGGATTAGGCTTTGAAGGGGTTCAGGTTTTACTAAAAGATTCTCttagaaatatttgtttgaaatggGCCCCTTTTTTAAAGAGATATTCATCTCTTCTTAATCTAGTAAAGATGGTAAACCCTACCATGGCTTCTTCTGAATCAAATATAATTGGATTTCAATTTATTGTGGCTAGATGTCGTCAAAAAATGGTAGAATTTACTGAAAAG aatATGATTCGTCTTCAATACGAAAATGGAGATTTTGCAGTTAGATATGATAAATTTTCTATTCCTTGTGCGAACTTAATTGAAGTTCTTCTTGTCAGCACATCGCTAAGTGTGgcatttaatttaatacattGCAGAAAACAAGAGGCAGTATTTGAAATCTTAGAAATAATAATGCAAATTAGAAAAATGAGTaacattaaaattgtaaaatctataatgttacttttataa